The Macaca thibetana thibetana isolate TM-01 chromosome 19, ASM2454274v1, whole genome shotgun sequence genome has a segment encoding these proteins:
- the GDF1 gene encoding embryonic growth/differentiation factor 1, producing MLPPRQGPGGQHLLLLLVLLLPSLPPTRAPVPPGPAAALLQALGLRDAPQGAPRLRPVPPVMWRLFRRRDPQETRSGSRRMSPGVTLQPCHVEELGVAGNIVRHIPDRGAPTRASDPASAVGHCPEWTVVFDLSAVESAERPSRARLELRFAAAAAPEGGWELSVSQAGQGMGAGPGPVLLRQLVPALGPPVRAELLGTAWARNASWPRSLRLALALRPRTPAACARLAEASLLLVTLDPRLCHPLARPRRDAEPVLGGGPGGACRARRLYVSFREVGWHRWVIAPRGFLANYCQGQCALPVTLSGSGGPPALNHAVLRALMHATTPGAADLPCCVPARLSPISVLFFDNSDNVVLRQYEDMVVDECGCR from the exons ATGCTACCGCCGCGGCAAGGTCCCGGCGGCcaacacctcctcctcctcctggtcctCCTGCTGCCCTCGCTACCCCCGACCCGCGCCCCAGTCCCCCCAGGCCCAGCCGCCGCCCTGCTCCAGGCTCTCGGGCTGCGCGATGCGCCCCAGGGCGCCCCCAGGCTCCGGCCGGTTCCCCCGGTCATGTGGCGCCTGTTTCGACGCCGGGACCCCCAGGAGACCAGGTCTGGCTCGCGGCGGATGTCCCCAGGGGTCACCCTGCAACCGTGCCACGTGGAGGAGCTGGGGGTCGCCGGAAACATCGTGCGCCACATCCCGGACCGCG GTGCGCCCACCCGGGCCTCGGATCCTGCCTCAGCTGTGGGGCATTGCCCTGAGTGGACAGTCGTCTTCGACCTGTCGGCTGTGGAATCTGCTGAGCGCCCGAGCCGGGCCCGCCTGGAGCTGCGTttcgcggcggcggcggccccgGAGGGCGGCTGGGAGCTGAGCGTGTCGCAGGCGGGCCAGGGGATGGGCGCAGGCCCCGGGCCGGTACTGCTCCGCCAGTTGGTGCCCGCCCTGGGGCCGCCAGTGCGCGCGGAGCTGCTGGGCACCGCTTGGGCTCGCAACGCCTCATGGCCGCGCAGCCTCCGCCTGGCGCTGGCGCTGCGCCCCCGGACCCCTGCCGCCTGTGCGCGCCTGGCCGAGGCCTCGCTGCTACTGGTGACCCTCGACCCGCGCCTGTGCCACCCCCTGGCCCGGCCGCGGCGCGACGCCGAACCCGTGTTGGGCGGCGGCCCCGGGGGCGCTTGTCGCGCGCGGCGGCTGTACGTGAGCTTCCGCGAGGTGGGCTGGCACCGCTGGGTCATCGCGCCGCGTGGCTTCCTGGCCAACTACTGCCAGGGTCAGTGCGCGCTCCCCGTCACGCTGTCGGGGTCTGGGGGGCCGCCGGCGCTCAACCACGCTGTGCTGCGCGCGCTCATGCACGCAACCACCCCGGGAGCCGCCGACTTGCCTTGCTGCGTGCCCGCGCGCCTGTCGCCCATCTCCGTGCTCTTCTTTGACAACAGTGACAACGTGGTGCTGCGGCAGTATGAGGACATGGTGGTGGACGAGTGCGGCTGCCGCTAA
- the UPF1 gene encoding regulator of nonsense transcripts 1 isoform X2 encodes MSVEAYGPSSQTLTFLDTEEAELLGADTQGSEFEFTDFTLPSQTQTPPGGPGGPGGGGAGGPGGAGAGAAAGQLDAQVGPEGILQNGAVDDSVAKTSQLLAELNFEEDEEDTYYTKDLPIHACSYCGIHDPACVVYCNTSKKWFCNGRGNTSGSHIVNHLVRAKCKEVTLHKDGPLGETVLECYNCGCRNVFLLGFIPAKADSVVVLLCRQPCASQSSLKDINWDSSQWQPLIQDRCFLSWLVKIPSEQEQLRARQITAQQINKLEELWKENPSATLEDLEKPGVDEEPQHVLLRYEDAYQYQNIFGPLVKLEADYDKKLKESQTQDNITVRWDLGLNKKRIAYFTLPKTDSDMRLMQGDEICLRYKGDLAPLWKGIGHVIKVPDNYGDEIAIELRSSVGAPVEVTHNFQVDFVWKSTSFDRMQSALKTFAVDETSVSGYIYHKLLGHEVEDVIIKCQLPKRFTAQGLPDLNHSQVYAVKTVLQRPLSLIQGPPGTGKTVTSATIVYHLARQGNGPVLVCAPSNIAVDQLTEKIHQTGLKVVRLCAKSREAIDSPVSFLALHNQIRNMDSMPELQKLQQLKDETGELSSADEKRYRALKRTAERELLMNADVICCTCVGAGDPRLAKMQFRSILIDESTQATEPECMVPVVLGAKQLILVGDHCQLGPVVMCKKAAKAGLSQSLFERLVVLGIRPIRLQVQYRMHPALSAFPSNIFYEGSLQNGVTAADRVKKGFDFQWPQPDKPMFFYVTQGQEEIASSGTSYLNRTEAANVEKITTKLLKAGAKPDQIGIITPYEGQRSYLVQYMQFSGSLHTKLYQEVEIASVDAFQGREKDFIILSCVRANEHQGIGFLNDPRRLNVALTRARYGVIIVGNPKALSKQPLWNHLLNYYKEQKVLVEGPLNNLRESLMQFSKPRKLVNTINPGARFMTTAMYDAREAIIPGSVYDRSSQGRPSSMYFQTHDQIGMISAGPSHVAAMNIPIPFNLVMPPMPPPGYFGQANGPAAGRGTPKGKTGRGGRQKNRFGLPGPSQTNLPNSQASQDVASQPFSQGALTQGYISMSQPSQMSQPGLSQPELSQDSYLGDEFKSQIDVALSQDSTYQGERAYQHGGVTGLSQY; translated from the exons GTTGGGCCCGAAGGCATCCTGCAGAATGGGGCTGTGGACGACAGTGTAGCCAAGACCAGCCAGTTGTTGGCCGAGTTGAACTtcgaggaagatgaagaagacaCCTATTACACGAAGGATCTCCCCATACACGCCTGCAG ttaCTGTGGAATACACGATCCTGCCTGCGTGGTTTACTGTAATACCAGCAAGAAGTGGTTCTGCAACGGACGTGGAAATACTTCTGGCAG CCATATTGTAAATCACCTTGTGAGGGCAAAATGCAAAGAGGTGACCCTGCACAAGGACGGGCCCCTGGGGGAGACAGTCCTGGAGTGCTACAACTGCGGCTGTCGCAATGTCTTCCTCCTCGGCTTCATCCCAGCCAAAGCTGACTCGGTGGTGGTGCTGCTGTGCAG GCAGCCCTGTGCCAGCCAGAGCAGCCTCAAGGACATCAACTGGGACAGCTCGCAGTGGCAGCCACTGATCCAGGACCGCTGCTTCCTGTCCTGGCTGGTCAAGATCCCCTCCGAGCAGGAGCAGCTGCGGGCGCGCCAGATCACGGCACAGCAGATCAACAAGCTGGAGGAGCTATGGAAG GAAAACCCTTCTGCCACGCTGGAGGACCTGGAGAAGCCGGGGGTGGACGAGGAACCGCAGCACGTCCTCCTGCGGTATGAGGACGCCTACCAGTACCAGAACATATTCGGGCCCCTGGTCAAGCTGGAGGCCGACTACGACAAGAAGCTGAAGGAGTCCCAG ACTCAAGATAACATCACGGTCAGGTGGGACCTGGGCCTTAACAAGAAGAGAATCGCCTACTTCACTTTGCCCAAGACTGACTCTG ACATGCGGCTCATGCAGGGGGATGAGATATGCCTGCGGTACAAAGGGGACCTTGCGCCCCTGTGGAAAGGGATCGGCCACGTCATCAAGGTCCCTGATA ATTATGGCGATGAGATTGCCATTGAGCTGCGGAGCAGCGTGGGTGCACCCGTGGAGGTGACTCACAACTTCCAGGTGGATTTTGTGTGGAAGTCGACCTCCTTTGACAG GATGCAGAGTGCATTGAAAACATTTGCTGTGGACGAGACCTCAGTGTCCGGCTACATCTACCACAAGCTGCTGGGCCACGAGGTGGAGGACGTAATCATCAAGTGCCAGCTGCCCAAGCGCTTCACGGCGCAGGGCCTCCCCGACCTCAACCACTCCCAG GTTTATGCCGTGAAGACTGTGCTGCAAAGACCGCTGAGCCTGATCCAGGGCCCGCCAGGCACGGGGAAGACAGTGACGTCGGCCACCATCGTCTACCACCTGGCCCGACAAGGCAACGG GCCGGTGCTGGTGTGTGCTCCGAGCAACATCGCCGTGGACCAGCTAACAGAGAAGATCCACCAGACGGGGCTGAAGGTCGTGCGCCTCTGTGCCAAGAGCCGCGAGGCCATCGACTCCCCAGTGTCTTTCCTGGCCCTGCACAACCAGATCAGAAACATGGACAG CATGCCTGAGCTGCAGAAGCTGCAGCAGCTGAAAGATGAGACTGGGGAGCTGTCGTCTGCCGACGAGAAGCGGTACCGGGCCTTGAAGCGTACCGCGGAGAGAGAGCTGCTGATG AATGCAGATGTCATCTGCTGCACATGTGTGGGCGCCGGCGACCCAAGACTGGCCAAGATGCAGTTCCGCTCCATTTTAATCGACGAAAGCACCCAGGCCACTGAGCCAGAGTGCATGGTTCCCGTGGTCCTTGGGGCCAAGCAG CTGATCCTTGTAGGTGACCACTGCCAACTGGGCCCGGTGGTGATGTGCAAGAAGGCGGCCAAAGCCGGGCTGTCGCAGTCGCTCTTCGAGCGCCTGGTGGTGCTGGGCATCCGGCCCATCCGCCTGCAGGTCCAGTACCGGATGCACCCTGCACTCAGCGCCTTCCCATCCAACATCTTCTACGAGGGCTCCCTCCAGAATGGTGTCACTGCAG CGGATCGTGTGAAGAAGGGATTTGACTTCCAGTGGCCCCAGCCCGATAAACCGATGTTCTTCTACGTGACCCAGGGCCAAGAGGAGATAGCCAGCTCGGGCACCTCCTACCTGAACAG GACCGAGGCTGCGAACGTGGAGAAGATCACCACGAAGTTGCTGAAGGCGGGCGCCAAGCCGGACCAGATTGGCATCATCACGCCCTACGAGGGCCAGCGCTCCTACCTGGTGCAGTACATGCAGTTCAGCGGCTCCCTGCACACCAAGCTCTACCAG GAGGTGGAGATCGCCAGTGTGGACGCCTTTCAGGGACGCGAGAAGGACTTCATCATCCTGTCCTGTGTGCGGGCCAACGAGCACCAAGGCATTGGGTTTTTAAATGACCCCAGGCGTCTGAACGTGGCCCTGACCAGAGCAAG GTACGGCGTCATCATCGTGGGCAACCCGAAGGCGCTGTCGAAGCAGCCACTCTGGAACCACCTGCTGAACTACTACAAGGAGCAGAAGGTGCTGGTGGAAGGGCCGCTCAACAACCTGCGCGAGAGCCTCATGCAGTTCAGCAAGCCGCGCAAGCTGGTCAACACCATCAACCCG GGAGCCCGCTTCATGACCACAGCCATGTATGATGCCAGGGAGGCCATCATCCCAGGCTCCGTCTATGATCGGAGCAGCCAGG GCCGGCCCTCCAGCATGTACTTCCAGACCCATGACCAGATTGGCATGATCAGTGCCGGCCCCAGCCACGTGGCTGCCATGAACATTCCCATCCCCTTCAACCTGGTCATGCCGCCCATGCCACCGCCTGGCTATTTTGGACAAGCCAACGGGCCTGCTGCAG GCCGAGGCACCCCGAAAGGCAAGACTGGCCGTGGGGGACGCCAGAAGAACCGCTTTGGGCTTCCTGGGCCCAGCCAGACCAACCTCCCCAACAGCCAAGCCAGCCAGGATGTGGCGTCACAGCCCTTCTCTCAGGGCGCCCTGACGCAGGGCTACATCTCCATGAGCCAGCCCTCTCAGATGAGCCAGCCCGGCCTCTCCCAGCCGGAGCTGTCCCAG GACAGTTACCTTGGTGATGAGTTTAAATCACAAATCGACGTGGCGCTCTCACAGGACTCCACGTACCAGGGAGAGAGGGCATACCAGCATGGCGGGGTGACGGGGCTGTCCCAGTACTAA
- the UPF1 gene encoding regulator of nonsense transcripts 1 isoform X1 yields the protein MSVEAYGPSSQTLTFLDTEEAELLGADTQGSEFEFTDFTLPSQTQTPPGGPGGPGGGGAGGPGGAGAGAAAGQLDAQVGPEGILQNGAVDDSVAKTSQLLAELNFEEDEEDTYYTKDLPIHACSYCGIHDPACVVYCNTSKKWFCNGRGNTSGSHIVNHLVRAKCKEVTLHKDGPLGETVLECYNCGCRNVFLLGFIPAKADSVVVLLCRQPCASQSSLKDINWDSSQWQPLIQDRCFLSWLVKIPSEQEQLRARQITAQQINKLEELWKENPSATLEDLEKPGVDEEPQHVLLRYEDAYQYQNIFGPLVKLEADYDKKLKESQTQDNITVRWDLGLNKKRIAYFTLPKTDSGNEDLVIIWLRDMRLMQGDEICLRYKGDLAPLWKGIGHVIKVPDNYGDEIAIELRSSVGAPVEVTHNFQVDFVWKSTSFDRMQSALKTFAVDETSVSGYIYHKLLGHEVEDVIIKCQLPKRFTAQGLPDLNHSQVYAVKTVLQRPLSLIQGPPGTGKTVTSATIVYHLARQGNGPVLVCAPSNIAVDQLTEKIHQTGLKVVRLCAKSREAIDSPVSFLALHNQIRNMDSMPELQKLQQLKDETGELSSADEKRYRALKRTAERELLMNADVICCTCVGAGDPRLAKMQFRSILIDESTQATEPECMVPVVLGAKQLILVGDHCQLGPVVMCKKAAKAGLSQSLFERLVVLGIRPIRLQVQYRMHPALSAFPSNIFYEGSLQNGVTAADRVKKGFDFQWPQPDKPMFFYVTQGQEEIASSGTSYLNRTEAANVEKITTKLLKAGAKPDQIGIITPYEGQRSYLVQYMQFSGSLHTKLYQEVEIASVDAFQGREKDFIILSCVRANEHQGIGFLNDPRRLNVALTRARYGVIIVGNPKALSKQPLWNHLLNYYKEQKVLVEGPLNNLRESLMQFSKPRKLVNTINPGARFMTTAMYDAREAIIPGSVYDRSSQGRPSSMYFQTHDQIGMISAGPSHVAAMNIPIPFNLVMPPMPPPGYFGQANGPAAGRGTPKGKTGRGGRQKNRFGLPGPSQTNLPNSQASQDVASQPFSQGALTQGYISMSQPSQMSQPGLSQPELSQDSYLGDEFKSQIDVALSQDSTYQGERAYQHGGVTGLSQY from the exons GTTGGGCCCGAAGGCATCCTGCAGAATGGGGCTGTGGACGACAGTGTAGCCAAGACCAGCCAGTTGTTGGCCGAGTTGAACTtcgaggaagatgaagaagacaCCTATTACACGAAGGATCTCCCCATACACGCCTGCAG ttaCTGTGGAATACACGATCCTGCCTGCGTGGTTTACTGTAATACCAGCAAGAAGTGGTTCTGCAACGGACGTGGAAATACTTCTGGCAG CCATATTGTAAATCACCTTGTGAGGGCAAAATGCAAAGAGGTGACCCTGCACAAGGACGGGCCCCTGGGGGAGACAGTCCTGGAGTGCTACAACTGCGGCTGTCGCAATGTCTTCCTCCTCGGCTTCATCCCAGCCAAAGCTGACTCGGTGGTGGTGCTGCTGTGCAG GCAGCCCTGTGCCAGCCAGAGCAGCCTCAAGGACATCAACTGGGACAGCTCGCAGTGGCAGCCACTGATCCAGGACCGCTGCTTCCTGTCCTGGCTGGTCAAGATCCCCTCCGAGCAGGAGCAGCTGCGGGCGCGCCAGATCACGGCACAGCAGATCAACAAGCTGGAGGAGCTATGGAAG GAAAACCCTTCTGCCACGCTGGAGGACCTGGAGAAGCCGGGGGTGGACGAGGAACCGCAGCACGTCCTCCTGCGGTATGAGGACGCCTACCAGTACCAGAACATATTCGGGCCCCTGGTCAAGCTGGAGGCCGACTACGACAAGAAGCTGAAGGAGTCCCAG ACTCAAGATAACATCACGGTCAGGTGGGACCTGGGCCTTAACAAGAAGAGAATCGCCTACTTCACTTTGCCCAAGACTGACTCTGGTAATGAGGATTTAGTCATAATTTGGTTAAGAG ACATGCGGCTCATGCAGGGGGATGAGATATGCCTGCGGTACAAAGGGGACCTTGCGCCCCTGTGGAAAGGGATCGGCCACGTCATCAAGGTCCCTGATA ATTATGGCGATGAGATTGCCATTGAGCTGCGGAGCAGCGTGGGTGCACCCGTGGAGGTGACTCACAACTTCCAGGTGGATTTTGTGTGGAAGTCGACCTCCTTTGACAG GATGCAGAGTGCATTGAAAACATTTGCTGTGGACGAGACCTCAGTGTCCGGCTACATCTACCACAAGCTGCTGGGCCACGAGGTGGAGGACGTAATCATCAAGTGCCAGCTGCCCAAGCGCTTCACGGCGCAGGGCCTCCCCGACCTCAACCACTCCCAG GTTTATGCCGTGAAGACTGTGCTGCAAAGACCGCTGAGCCTGATCCAGGGCCCGCCAGGCACGGGGAAGACAGTGACGTCGGCCACCATCGTCTACCACCTGGCCCGACAAGGCAACGG GCCGGTGCTGGTGTGTGCTCCGAGCAACATCGCCGTGGACCAGCTAACAGAGAAGATCCACCAGACGGGGCTGAAGGTCGTGCGCCTCTGTGCCAAGAGCCGCGAGGCCATCGACTCCCCAGTGTCTTTCCTGGCCCTGCACAACCAGATCAGAAACATGGACAG CATGCCTGAGCTGCAGAAGCTGCAGCAGCTGAAAGATGAGACTGGGGAGCTGTCGTCTGCCGACGAGAAGCGGTACCGGGCCTTGAAGCGTACCGCGGAGAGAGAGCTGCTGATG AATGCAGATGTCATCTGCTGCACATGTGTGGGCGCCGGCGACCCAAGACTGGCCAAGATGCAGTTCCGCTCCATTTTAATCGACGAAAGCACCCAGGCCACTGAGCCAGAGTGCATGGTTCCCGTGGTCCTTGGGGCCAAGCAG CTGATCCTTGTAGGTGACCACTGCCAACTGGGCCCGGTGGTGATGTGCAAGAAGGCGGCCAAAGCCGGGCTGTCGCAGTCGCTCTTCGAGCGCCTGGTGGTGCTGGGCATCCGGCCCATCCGCCTGCAGGTCCAGTACCGGATGCACCCTGCACTCAGCGCCTTCCCATCCAACATCTTCTACGAGGGCTCCCTCCAGAATGGTGTCACTGCAG CGGATCGTGTGAAGAAGGGATTTGACTTCCAGTGGCCCCAGCCCGATAAACCGATGTTCTTCTACGTGACCCAGGGCCAAGAGGAGATAGCCAGCTCGGGCACCTCCTACCTGAACAG GACCGAGGCTGCGAACGTGGAGAAGATCACCACGAAGTTGCTGAAGGCGGGCGCCAAGCCGGACCAGATTGGCATCATCACGCCCTACGAGGGCCAGCGCTCCTACCTGGTGCAGTACATGCAGTTCAGCGGCTCCCTGCACACCAAGCTCTACCAG GAGGTGGAGATCGCCAGTGTGGACGCCTTTCAGGGACGCGAGAAGGACTTCATCATCCTGTCCTGTGTGCGGGCCAACGAGCACCAAGGCATTGGGTTTTTAAATGACCCCAGGCGTCTGAACGTGGCCCTGACCAGAGCAAG GTACGGCGTCATCATCGTGGGCAACCCGAAGGCGCTGTCGAAGCAGCCACTCTGGAACCACCTGCTGAACTACTACAAGGAGCAGAAGGTGCTGGTGGAAGGGCCGCTCAACAACCTGCGCGAGAGCCTCATGCAGTTCAGCAAGCCGCGCAAGCTGGTCAACACCATCAACCCG GGAGCCCGCTTCATGACCACAGCCATGTATGATGCCAGGGAGGCCATCATCCCAGGCTCCGTCTATGATCGGAGCAGCCAGG GCCGGCCCTCCAGCATGTACTTCCAGACCCATGACCAGATTGGCATGATCAGTGCCGGCCCCAGCCACGTGGCTGCCATGAACATTCCCATCCCCTTCAACCTGGTCATGCCGCCCATGCCACCGCCTGGCTATTTTGGACAAGCCAACGGGCCTGCTGCAG GCCGAGGCACCCCGAAAGGCAAGACTGGCCGTGGGGGACGCCAGAAGAACCGCTTTGGGCTTCCTGGGCCCAGCCAGACCAACCTCCCCAACAGCCAAGCCAGCCAGGATGTGGCGTCACAGCCCTTCTCTCAGGGCGCCCTGACGCAGGGCTACATCTCCATGAGCCAGCCCTCTCAGATGAGCCAGCCCGGCCTCTCCCAGCCGGAGCTGTCCCAG GACAGTTACCTTGGTGATGAGTTTAAATCACAAATCGACGTGGCGCTCTCACAGGACTCCACGTACCAGGGAGAGAGGGCATACCAGCATGGCGGGGTGACGGGGCTGTCCCAGTACTAA